A genomic region of Anas acuta chromosome 1, bAnaAcu1.1, whole genome shotgun sequence contains the following coding sequences:
- the DIPK2B gene encoding divergent protein kinase domain 2B, producing the protein MGRWICHLCSRVADSWLLLLLVLALSCSPAAAVTASPSAPHVKPSYSFGRTFLGLDKCNACIGTSICKKFFKEEIRFDTWLSSRLKLPPSYLLSYSGNYTDDAQSWRLVDITRLTTKYQHDQADKRICTSLLKTKTCSLERALRRTHRFQKWLRAKRLTPDLVQGLSSPMLRCPSQRLLDRIVRRYAEVPDAGSIYMDHLTDRDKLRLLYTLSVNSHPILLQIFPDVEGWPFPRYLGSCGRLVVSASTQPLRDFFGAAPEVAADLALQLLAVLRSMGTNDLNYFFYFTHVDAGTFGVFSNGHLFIRDASTLGIIDKEEGSQLIDGQQEYKDIFSCLTVDCQSAFVSCNSIREKQSLVMVCQELLPKLLKGKFLQPVQEKIDSFLQHCADGLADDQGVNEALAKLAELLKPLRSCDSRFAYRYPDCKYSDKY; encoded by the exons ATGGGGCGCTGGATATGTCACCTTTGCTCCAGAGTTGCAGATtcgtggctgctgctgctgctggttttggcCCTGAGCTgtagccctgctgcagcagtgacGGCGTCTCCGTCTGCGCCCCACGTCAAGCCCAGCTACAGTTTTGGCCGGACTTTCCTGGGACTCGACAAGTGCAACGCCTGCATTGGGACGTCCATTTGCAAGAAattctttaaagaagaaataag GTTTGACACCTGGCTTTCTTCTCGTTTAAAGCTGCCCCCCAGCTACCTGCTCAGCTACTCGGGCAACTACACCGACGATGCCCAGAGCTGGCGGCTGGTCGACATCACCCGCCTGACCACCAAGTACCAGCACGACCAGGCGGACAAGCGCATCTGCACCTCCCTGCTGAAGACCAAGACCTGCAGCCTGGAGCGCGCCCTGCGCCGCACGCACCGCTTCCAGAAGTGGCTGCGGGCCAAGCGCCTCACCCCCGACCTGGTCCAG GGCCTGTCTAGCCCAATGCTACGCTGCCCATCCCAGCGCCTCCTGGACCGGATAGTGCGGCGCTACGCTGAGGTGCCGGATGCCGGCAGCATCTACATGGACCACCTCACCGACCGGGACAAGCTGCGCCTCCTGTACACGCTGTCGGTGAATTCACACCCCATCCTGTTACAG ATCTTCCCTGACGTGGAGGGGTGGCCCTTCCCGCGGTACCTGGGCTCCTGCGGGCGGCTGGTGGTCAGcgccagcacccagcccctgcGAGACTTCTTCGGGGCAGCCCCTGAGGTGGCGGCCGACCTGGCCCTCCAGCTCCTCGCCGTCCTCCGCTCCATGGGCACCAACGACCTCAACTATTTCTTCTACTTCACCCACGTGGACGCTGGCACCTTCGGCGTGTTCAGCAACGGGCATCTGTTCATCCGGGATGCCAGCACGCTGGGCATCATCGACAAGGAGGAAG GGAGCCAACTGATCGACGGCCAACAGGAGTACAAAGATATATTTAGCTGCTTGACTGTGGACTGCCAGTCTGCATTTGTGTCCTGTAACTCCATCAGAGAGAAGCAGAGCCTTGTCATGGTGTGTCAAGAGCTTCTGCCTAAGCTCCTGAAGGGGAAATTCCTGCAACCTGTACAGGAGAAAATAGACAGCTTCTTGCAGCACTGCGCGGATGGCCTTGCTGATGACCAGGGTGTCAATGAGGCGTTGGCAAAGCTGGCAGAGCTCCTGAAGCCTCTGCGGTCTTGTGATTCACGCTTTGCCTACCGCTACCCAGACTGCAAATACAGCGACAAATACTGA